Proteins encoded in a region of the Nicotiana tomentosiformis chromosome 9, ASM39032v3, whole genome shotgun sequence genome:
- the LOC138898893 gene encoding uncharacterized protein, which translates to MWWVGDVTIQHLPRKENKKADALATISSSLTLPDQVQVTICQKWVVPLPNEGEGEENVLEHLVAVYEAEKEELRQPIVDYLSYGILPENSRRRTKIRCRAPRFLYKKDTLYRRSFEGVLLRCLGEDESLQALQEAHFGGLDVVGPLLKSSGEHLYILAATGYFSKCAEVISLKEVKKENVASFIRLNIIYRFGIPHYIITDNGKPFDNRPYT; encoded by the exons ATGTGGTGGGTTGGTGACGTGACTATTCAACATCtgccaaggaaagaaaataagaaggccGATGCTTTAGCTACCATATCTTCATCTTTAACCCTGCCTGATCAAGTGCAAGTTACtatctgccaaaaatgggtagtaccgctGCCAAATGAGGGTGAAGGTGAAGAAAATGTACTCGAGCATCTTGTGGCCGTTTATGAGGCTGAGAAGGAAGAATTGCGACAACCCATTGTCGATTACTTGAGCTACGGGATACTCCCAGAAAATTCGAGGAGAAGGACTAAAATTCGCTGTCGTGCTCCTCGCTTCCTTTACAAAAAAGATACTCTATATAGAAGATCATTTGAGGGAGTACTCTTACGATGTTTAGGGGAAGATGAAtcactccaagctttgcaagaagCGCATTTTGGG GGACTAGATGTTGTTGGACCATTGCTAAAATCCTCTGGCGAACACttatacatcttggctgcaactgGCTACTTCTCAAAATGTGCTGAAGTTATTTCTCTTAAggaggtaaagaaggaaaatgttgcaagtttcatccgatTAAATAtaatctatcgctttggcattcctcattacataataacggataatggcaagccattcgacaatag gccttacacttaa